In the genome of Quercus robur chromosome 3, dhQueRobu3.1, whole genome shotgun sequence, one region contains:
- the LOC126717720 gene encoding microtubule-associated protein 70-1-like isoform X1 produces MAELSEDGGALSPAGEATNGRSTFPDWTPTAMQPAPLTVSGSFKEGKSSSRRRTSVRPSMDADEFINLLHGSDPVKVELNRLENEVRDKDRELGEAQAEIKALRFSERLREKAVEELTDELSKVEGKLKLTESLLESKVSLKPLSISVLNLILVTILYLFYKKNILQNLEIKKINDEKKASMAAQFAAEATLRRVHAAQKDDDMPPIEAILAPLEAELKLAKQEIAKLQDDNKALDRLTKSKEAALLEAERTVQVALAKASMVDDLQNKNQELMKQIEICQEENKILDKMHRQKVAEVEKLTQTVRELEEAVLAGGAAANAVRDYQRKVQEMNDERKTLDRELARAKVTANRVAVVVANEWKDANDKVMPVKQWLEERRFLQGEMQQLRDKLTIAERTAKSEAQLKEKFHIRLKVLEESLRGSPSSNTRSTPESRSISNGPSRRQSLGGADNISRLTSNGFISKRTPTSQLRSSSLSSSTSAVLRHAKGTSKSFDGGTRSLDRGKILINGTSPSYSYTQSCEVTKDVETNNTWKGSSDEKPNEFQTVDTEDNVPGVLYDLLQKEVVALRKAGHEKDQSLKDKDDAIEMLAKKVETLTKAMEVEAKKMRREVAAMEKEVAAMRVEKDHENRAKRYGNVKGPVSSTQLLPGRNVGRGGLTRSTQ; encoded by the exons ATGGCGGAGTTGTCGGAAGATGGAGGAGCGCTTTCTCCGGCGGGGGAGGCCACCAATGGCCGTAGTACTTTTCCGGACTGGACTCCGACGGCGATGCAGCCGGCGCCGTTGACGGTGTCGGGATCGTTCAAGGAAGGGAAGAGCTCGTCGAGGAGGAGGACGTCGGTGAGGCCGAGTATGGACGCGGACGAGTTCATAAACCTGCTTCACGGCTCGGATCCGGTCAAGGTGGAGCTCAATCGGCTCGAGAATGAAGTCCGAG ATAAGGACCGAGAGTTAGGAGAAGCGCAAGCTGAGATCAAGGCCTTGAGGTTCTCCGAACGACTTCGAGAAAAGGCCGTTGAAGAG CTCACTGATGAACTGTCAAAGGTTGAGGGGAAGCTGAAGTTAACAGAATCTCTTTTAGAAAGCAAAGTATCGCTCAAGCCTCTTTCCATTtctgttttgaatttgatccttGTCACAATCTTGTATttattctacaaaaaaaatattttgcagaatcttgaaattaagaaaatcaacGATGAGAAGAAGGCTTCCATGGCAGCTCAGTTTGCCGCTGAGGCCACTCTTCGAAGGGTTCATGCTGCTCAGAAGGATGATGATATGCCTCCGATTGAAGCCATTCTCGCACCTCTGGAGGCTGAGCTCAAGCTTGCTAAGCAGGAG ATTGCGAAGCTTCAAGATGATAACAAAGCATTAGACCGTCttacaaaatcaaaagaagCAGCTTTACTTGAAGCTGAGAGGACAGTTCAGGTTGCTTTGGCAAAGGCCTCTATGGTGGATGACCTCCAGAATAAAAACCAAGAGTTAATGAAGCAGATTGAAATATGCCAG gaagaaaataaaattttggacaaaatgCATAGACAAAAGGTTGCAGAGGTTGAAAAGCTTACCCAAACTGTACGAGAGTTGGAAGAGGCTGTTCTTGCTGGTGGTGCTGCTGCAAATGCTGTGAGGGATTATCAGCGGAAAGTTCAGGAGATGAAT GATGAAAGGAAAACTCTTGACCGGGAGCTGGCCCGTGCAAAGGTAACTGCAAACAGAGTGGCTGTAGTTGTTGCAAATGAGTGGAAGGATGCGAATGACAAAGTGATGCCTGTAAAGCAATGGCTTGAAGAGCGGAGATTCTTGCAG GGAGAAATGCAGCAACTCCGGGACAAGCTTACTATAGCTGAGCGAACTGCAAAGTCTGAAGCACAGTTGAAA GAAAAATTTCATATACGACTCAAAGTCCTAGAGGAGAGTTTGAGAGGATCGCCTAGTAGTAACACTCGCAGTACACCAGAGTCACGAAGTATAAGCAATGGGCCTTCTCGCCGTCAGTCACTGGGTGGAGCTGATAACATCTCAAGACTAACCTCCAATGGCTTTATATCCAAGAGAACACCAACATCTCAATTGAGATCATCTTCTTTGTCCTCTAGCACCAGTGCAGTGTTGAGGCATGCTAAAGGCACTTCAAAATCATTTGATGGTGGAACAAGGTCATTGGACAGGGGTAAGATTCTCATAAATGGGACGAGTCCTAGTTATTCATACACCCAATCTTGTGAGGTAACAAAAGATGTTGAGACAAATAATACCTGGAAAGGAAGTTCAGATGAAAAGCCAAATGAGTTCCAGACAGTGGATACGGAGGATAATGTCCCAGGGGTTTTGTATGATTTACTGCAAAAAGAGGTCGTAGCTTTGAGGAAAGCTGGCCATGAGAAAGATCAAAGCCTTAAGGACAAGGATGATGCTATTGAG ATGTTAGCAAAGAAAGTAGAGACGTTGACCAAGGCAATGGAAGTTGAAGCAAAGAAGATGAGAAGAGAAGTAGCAGCCATGGAAAAGGAGGTAGCAGCCATGCGTGTAGAGAAAGATCATGAGAATAGGGCTAAGAGATATGGCAATGTAAAGGGCCCTGTCAGCAGCACACAGCTGCTTCCTGGAAG AAATGTGGGGCGAGGTGGGTTAACACGCAGTACCCAATGA
- the LOC126717720 gene encoding microtubule-associated protein 70-1-like isoform X2 encodes MAELSEDGGALSPAGEATNGRSTFPDWTPTAMQPAPLTVSGSFKEGKSSSRRRTSVRPSMDADEFINLLHGSDPVKVELNRLENEVRDKDRELGEAQAEIKALRFSERLREKAVEELTDELSKVEGKLKLTESLLESKNLEIKKINDEKKASMAAQFAAEATLRRVHAAQKDDDMPPIEAILAPLEAELKLAKQEIAKLQDDNKALDRLTKSKEAALLEAERTVQVALAKASMVDDLQNKNQELMKQIEICQEENKILDKMHRQKVAEVEKLTQTVRELEEAVLAGGAAANAVRDYQRKVQEMNDERKTLDRELARAKVTANRVAVVVANEWKDANDKVMPVKQWLEERRFLQGEMQQLRDKLTIAERTAKSEAQLKEKFHIRLKVLEESLRGSPSSNTRSTPESRSISNGPSRRQSLGGADNISRLTSNGFISKRTPTSQLRSSSLSSSTSAVLRHAKGTSKSFDGGTRSLDRGKILINGTSPSYSYTQSCEVTKDVETNNTWKGSSDEKPNEFQTVDTEDNVPGVLYDLLQKEVVALRKAGHEKDQSLKDKDDAIEMLAKKVETLTKAMEVEAKKMRREVAAMEKEVAAMRVEKDHENRAKRYGNVKGPVSSTQLLPGRNVGRGGLTRSTQ; translated from the exons ATGGCGGAGTTGTCGGAAGATGGAGGAGCGCTTTCTCCGGCGGGGGAGGCCACCAATGGCCGTAGTACTTTTCCGGACTGGACTCCGACGGCGATGCAGCCGGCGCCGTTGACGGTGTCGGGATCGTTCAAGGAAGGGAAGAGCTCGTCGAGGAGGAGGACGTCGGTGAGGCCGAGTATGGACGCGGACGAGTTCATAAACCTGCTTCACGGCTCGGATCCGGTCAAGGTGGAGCTCAATCGGCTCGAGAATGAAGTCCGAG ATAAGGACCGAGAGTTAGGAGAAGCGCAAGCTGAGATCAAGGCCTTGAGGTTCTCCGAACGACTTCGAGAAAAGGCCGTTGAAGAG CTCACTGATGAACTGTCAAAGGTTGAGGGGAAGCTGAAGTTAACAGAATCTCTTTTAGAAAGCAAA aatcttgaaattaagaaaatcaacGATGAGAAGAAGGCTTCCATGGCAGCTCAGTTTGCCGCTGAGGCCACTCTTCGAAGGGTTCATGCTGCTCAGAAGGATGATGATATGCCTCCGATTGAAGCCATTCTCGCACCTCTGGAGGCTGAGCTCAAGCTTGCTAAGCAGGAG ATTGCGAAGCTTCAAGATGATAACAAAGCATTAGACCGTCttacaaaatcaaaagaagCAGCTTTACTTGAAGCTGAGAGGACAGTTCAGGTTGCTTTGGCAAAGGCCTCTATGGTGGATGACCTCCAGAATAAAAACCAAGAGTTAATGAAGCAGATTGAAATATGCCAG gaagaaaataaaattttggacaaaatgCATAGACAAAAGGTTGCAGAGGTTGAAAAGCTTACCCAAACTGTACGAGAGTTGGAAGAGGCTGTTCTTGCTGGTGGTGCTGCTGCAAATGCTGTGAGGGATTATCAGCGGAAAGTTCAGGAGATGAAT GATGAAAGGAAAACTCTTGACCGGGAGCTGGCCCGTGCAAAGGTAACTGCAAACAGAGTGGCTGTAGTTGTTGCAAATGAGTGGAAGGATGCGAATGACAAAGTGATGCCTGTAAAGCAATGGCTTGAAGAGCGGAGATTCTTGCAG GGAGAAATGCAGCAACTCCGGGACAAGCTTACTATAGCTGAGCGAACTGCAAAGTCTGAAGCACAGTTGAAA GAAAAATTTCATATACGACTCAAAGTCCTAGAGGAGAGTTTGAGAGGATCGCCTAGTAGTAACACTCGCAGTACACCAGAGTCACGAAGTATAAGCAATGGGCCTTCTCGCCGTCAGTCACTGGGTGGAGCTGATAACATCTCAAGACTAACCTCCAATGGCTTTATATCCAAGAGAACACCAACATCTCAATTGAGATCATCTTCTTTGTCCTCTAGCACCAGTGCAGTGTTGAGGCATGCTAAAGGCACTTCAAAATCATTTGATGGTGGAACAAGGTCATTGGACAGGGGTAAGATTCTCATAAATGGGACGAGTCCTAGTTATTCATACACCCAATCTTGTGAGGTAACAAAAGATGTTGAGACAAATAATACCTGGAAAGGAAGTTCAGATGAAAAGCCAAATGAGTTCCAGACAGTGGATACGGAGGATAATGTCCCAGGGGTTTTGTATGATTTACTGCAAAAAGAGGTCGTAGCTTTGAGGAAAGCTGGCCATGAGAAAGATCAAAGCCTTAAGGACAAGGATGATGCTATTGAG ATGTTAGCAAAGAAAGTAGAGACGTTGACCAAGGCAATGGAAGTTGAAGCAAAGAAGATGAGAAGAGAAGTAGCAGCCATGGAAAAGGAGGTAGCAGCCATGCGTGTAGAGAAAGATCATGAGAATAGGGCTAAGAGATATGGCAATGTAAAGGGCCCTGTCAGCAGCACACAGCTGCTTCCTGGAAG AAATGTGGGGCGAGGTGGGTTAACACGCAGTACCCAATGA